The Brassica napus cultivar Da-Ae unplaced genomic scaffold, Da-Ae ScsIHWf_1117;HRSCAF=1588, whole genome shotgun sequence genomic interval gaaacggtaataaataagatgtgggcttaaacaaagacgtcttattaatggtcgGAGAGAAAACGTTCGATCGGTTACAAGGAAATAAGAGGAGAGTGCGACAGAAAGGAAACCGGTGGCTCGATAAGCTACCGGAGAAGTATAATAACGGCGAGACGAAgtaaaggtgaaaaccctaatctagccgtcaAGTGTTGGtcagtgatttcggatcctCTTCTCGTTGTCTCTTCTTTCCCTTATATAGACGTCCCGATGCTTCGCTCTTGACCTAATTTTACgccatcttggtgggcctcctTTGCTGGGCCGAGAGGCCCGTAGGTGTTCGAGCAACCGCTGAGCCGAACGCTCTTCAGTCGACGATGGCCAGCTAGaagtactcaagagtcaagccgagagacctgactctcGAGCCGACAGATCGAGCCGTCGCTCTTTCTAACTCGGGCCAGGCCTTCCTATTCCTCGGGCCCTGTGGGATGGTCGAATCCATCCTCTACATTTTGATGATTTAACAGCTCCAGGACCCCATCAGCCAGTCCCGGTGTAGCTAAAAGTGAGACAAGATCATCCAATCCATCAATCATATCAAAGGACCGCAGGATCACGTACTCCGAGGTACTTAAGATGACTAATAACTTCGAGAGGGTTCTTGGCAAAGGAGGGTTTGGAACAGTGTACCATGGAAACTTGGATGATGCTCAAGTAGCAGTGAAAATGCTCTCTCATTCATCAGCTCAAGGTTACAAAGAATTCAAAGCAGAGGTATGTTTGACAATGTGTTTATTGGTTTTTAAAAAGAGTCAAGTTTATCAATCATGAAAATGACAATTTTGTTATCTTCCTTAGGTGGAGCTTCTTTTAAGAGTTCACCACAGACATTTGGTGGGACTTGTTGGGTACTGTGATGACGGAGATAACTTGGCTCTCATCTATGAATACATGGCAAATGGAGACCTGAGGGAAAACATGTCCGGTAAACACTTCCACtgcatgattttgattttgactgAAACTATCTCCTTCCACTGTTTAAGACATTCAAAAATTGGCACAGGAAAACGCGGAGGCAATGTCCTAACATGGGAAAACAGGATGCAAATAGCTGTAGAGTCAGCTCAAGGTGGACACAGCTTGACTTATTCTCTGCACCTTTATGTTCATGTTCTGATTATGTGTCTGAAAAAGACTGAATAACCATTTTTTAATAGGATTGGAGTATCTGCACAATGGATGTAGGCCTCCTATGGTCCATAGAGATGTGAAAACTACCAACATCTTGTTGACTGAGCGGTACGGAGCAAAACTAGCTGACTTTGGTCTCTCGAGATCCTTCCCTATCGATGGTGAATGTCATGTCTCCACAGTGGTTGCAGGCACACCAGGCTATCTAGACCCTGAGTGAGTTGATGGATCCATCTTCCGAGTTTTCTTGTTGTGGACtgaatgtaaaatataatatatatatatatatatatatatatatatataatatatatatatatatatatatatatatatatctgataCTGTTTTCAGGTACTACAGAACAAATTGGCTAAGCGAGAAGAGTGATGTGTACAGCTTTGGGGTAGTGCTACTAGAGATAGTCACAAACCAGCCTGTGATAGATAAAACTCGAGAGAGACCTCATATAATGAATGGGTTGGGTTCATGCTCACCAAAGGAGACATCAGGAGCATCATTGACCCGAAACTGATGGGAGACTATGACACAAACGGTGCTTGGAAGATCGTAGAGCTGGCTATGGCTTGTGTGAACCCCTCTTCGAACCAGAGACCAAAAATGGCACACGTTGTGATGGAGCTAAACGAGTGGTGGCCTTG includes:
- the LOC125596043 gene encoding probable LRR receptor-like serine/threonine-protein kinase At1g51860, whose protein sequence is MTNNFERVLGKGGFGTVYHGNLDDAQVAVKMLSHSSAQGYKEFKAEVELLLRVHHRHLVGLVGYCDDGDNLALIYEYMANGDLRENMSGKRGGNVLTWENRMQIAVESAQGLEYLHNGCRPPMVHRDVKTTNILLTERYGAKLADFGLSRSFPIDGECHVSTVVAGTPGYLDPEYYRTNWLSEKSDVYSFGVVLLEIVTNQPVIDKTRERPHIMNGLGSCSPKETSGASLTRN